In Bombus pascuorum chromosome 13, iyBomPasc1.1, whole genome shotgun sequence, a single genomic region encodes these proteins:
- the LOC132913599 gene encoding uncharacterized protein LOC132913599 — protein MYGMSYLYYIVEQWISRSIQGHWCPRSVMFYNFLFFVCLLWAIHNIESDEPLQFALFINVLSIFFDIVTLAVYFPSMYVSETLSATIMIINMIVRMVTSVYLLRIGQARGGCLSTMFTTGPAMGFGRQDYEDISHPIPQNSDFAGV, from the exons ATGTATGGAATGTCATATTTGTACTACATAGTTGAACAATGGATTTCTAGGAGCATTCAGGGACATTGGTGCCCAAGGTCTGtaatgttttacaattttcttttcttcgtttgtttATTGTGGGCTATTCACAATATTGAATCAGACGAACCACTGCAATTT gcactttttataaatgtactaTCCATTTTTTTTGACATAGTAACATTAGCAGTCTATTTCCCATCAATGT ATGTATCTGAGACGCTTAGTGCAACAATTATGATCATAAACATGATTGTTCGCATGGTCACAAGCGTATATCTTCTACGAATAGGCCAAGCAAGAGGTGGATGTCTATCCACAATGTTTACTACAGGTCCTGCAATGG GCTTTGGTCGACAGGATTACGAGGACATATCTCATCCGATTCCACAAAATTCCGATTTTGCTGGAGTTTAA